CTTATTATCCCCCTAGATGCCTTTTGAGTCGCTTTAGGAACCAGATGTGAAATTGTCTAGCGATCTTGATGGACGTTTCTAGTGTTTTTTGATTTCGGCAAACGTGTGATGAGATTGGGGCACTGATTGCTATTTTGGGcccaagaattttttttttgaattttaatttttttttcctcgattTATATTTTATCCATTTCTCTTTTTTATAATTGTTAAATATATCCTATTTAtactattatttatttattgtttttattattataaaattataatttgatttttattatttttctgtgcatTGCACAGATATTATttttatgtgtgtgtatatatatttcTAAAAAATTATGACATACAATAGAAGTACTTTTAAGTTAGaagaatatattattatattataatttgtattttttaaatataataatgCCTCACATAgtcaacaaaattagaaaaaaaattgatagagagaagaagaaacgaCCGTTTAATTATTCAAAAAGATATCTTTAAAATAGGAAGCCGCAAAGAAGACTATCACTATTTACTTTagatgatttaaaaaaataaatttttttgttaGTCTTCAAGACTCGTGAAGCAGCGACTGCCGAGGGCGAACCTAAGAGCTGGCATAACGTTCCGATTTTTAGTTAGTACTCAATAAAAAATTAACTCGTAGTGACCAGCCCAGTTAGCGGGTCTCTCAAGTCTTTAGACATAAAGGCTCCCTCAGAAACCCTAAACCCTCAGATCCGTGTTCCCCTTCGCCCCCACGCAACCCCAAGCCAtgtcctcctctcctccctccccctccgagCCCCCCGCCGAATGTCAAACCATAGCTCCGACCACCgattctccctctcctccgcctcctccccctccttctgaTCAAGGCGGCGAATCCTCCGGCGATTCCGAGCGGCCGAACTCCTCCGCCGGCGGCGGAGATGGGGAGAAGaacggaggagaaggagaggccgGCGGGGGTGGAGAAGAgcaggaggatgaggaggaggagggggagtgtGGTTTCTGCTTGTTTATGAAGGGAGGTGGGTGCAAGGAGGAGTTTATCGCGTGGGAGAAGTGCGTGGAGGAGGCCGACCAGACCGGAGAGGACGTCGTCAGCAAGTGCTTCGAGGTCACCTCCCTCCTCAAGAAGTGCATGGACGCCCATGCCGACTACTACGCCCCCATCCTCGACGCCGAGAAGGCCATGACCGACGCCGCCGCCACGgccgccaccaccaccacccccgACTCTGAGAAATAGAAGGTCAtttgccttcttttttttgtttgttttttgatATCTTTTGATATCATACATCTTCTGATAGTGGATTCTTGGATCGTCGATCCCGAGCTCAGAGTTTTAAAAGTGCTGGAATAATTGGATGTTGGACTAACATCTCTCCTTCATCtgtaaaactgaaaaaattttgaaatgataCACAAACATCTTGAttgattcttgatcttgattgacTTTCATCTATGCTGTAGTGGATGTGACGCATTTTAATGCCATGTTGTTCTGGTTATTGGTCTTTATTTTGTTTCATGGTGCTGTGAATGCATCGGTTTGTAGTTCAGATACCATAAAATGAAATTATTTgttggattgaattcattatgcaTGCCTacaaaaaaggaaagaggagaaaagaaaagaaaatatcctGGTGCTGCTATGGATATAAATTATTGAAATGGAATTCTAGTTAACAAAAACAGCACCATAAGAAGGTTTGTGATGTCATGAAGAGTGAACCAACAACTCTATAGAGTTTTGTGGCATTATTAACTTAAAAGAGTTCTGCGTGCAAGTTATTGTATAGCATGGCTCTttctaatatttaattttgatcaCAATTTGGTGCGAGCAGTTGATTAGTCATTAGTGTTTTGGGATTTGCTGGTAATTTCGATGCTTAGCCCACCATTTTCTTTGTGGTTGTGCGATGAACATGACTTTTCAATTCTAACAATAAAAAGAACCAATTTGCAGTTTCATATGTGGCTATGACTCATATGGGTCTGATACCAGCTATGCCACTTCTACTGcatagttagtttttttttcttcaggcATGATGAATGTTGATATTTAATTGTAGATTAGTTTGATGTTTCCATTGAGCTTTtctgtttggataaattaataaTGATGGGCTAGGTTACTCTGGTCCAACTTGCCATGATGGCcattattttttgttaaaaactTTCTGCAGTAAATTTGTTATTTTGTCAGTGATTTGAACTCCCAGATTTAATATGTGGGCTCTGATCTGATATCAGCAAAATTTATCAAAATGACATGATTAATTTGAGCTCATAAAATTTTTCTTGTTCCTGATATCATGGGTAACTCTTACAGAGATGACCCTGACAATGCTGATGTTCCATCATAGGTTTCCTCTGTATATCAAGTTTGGACCATATTTGGCATGTCAACTTCTTGTCTGTACTAGTGCAAATAGTTATCCTTTTGGAATGAAATTGAATGAAGTAAAAAGGTTTTTTTATCATTCAGTATAAAAAAGAGCTCAATCTCCTTTCTCGCTGGCAAATGTTGATTCATCTTTACGACTTTCAATATAAATATCCTGAGACAAATGGTATACAGCCATTCAATTGTGAATCTTGACTTTGCTGGTAAAACAAACAAATTCATCGACCTCCaatccccccccccttctctctctctctctctctctctctctctctcatgcaacATCAGACTTCCCTTGCAAGACCCTTCTCTCATGTAGAAACAATGGTTTCTAACCAACCGACCCCGCTCcccaagaaaaaaggaaaaaaagtggGATTCAGCATGATTTCTACCTCAAACATGCGTGGAAACTTTAGATGCTGGACATTGCTAACCTCTGATGCTGGTCACTGGATGCTATGCTATGGAGGAGATTATAGTTCAGGTGTTTGTACAaaaatttcttcattttattcaCTCTACTTGTCTTGGATAACAGTTTAAGCATTATGACAAATAAGCCACTGTCTTCAACCCCCTCCCATTTGCAGTGATTGAACCTGGGCCCATTATCACATTTTGACgatattggattttcatccaGATTACTAGTACAGGCATCTGACATCACTTGCCAGGAGATAGATCCAATGCAATTTGCTACAAGCAATATTTATTTGTAATATGTCGTAAAGTCACACATGTAATTGCGTGATATTGTCTAACGTCACACATGTAATAACAATAATCTAGAAATATcagttctttttaattttttgttcatCTAATAAGTTatgcatcaaaaaaaataattgattaTTCGGACAGTTTGAAGGGCTAGCAGGCAAAGTACTTTGTACATTACTTGTTTCAATGCAATAAGTATGAGTCCTAGAATTATTTGATGATGATTGTGGCCAACAATTCTAGATCAGCAAATTGCCAAAGCTCAATTACCAAAActctttattgattttttttatttgtagcATCTTCTTTCTTTGATAAGTCACTGCCTATAATAATTGCTTAATAAAATAATGTTGGTAGAAATAGCGTTCAAATATGGTATCTAACAATGTTCTATTAACTTTGTAATAAATCCTTTCAGTTTGAGGCTCCGCATTAATGCATATTACTCACTTCAGCAATCTGTTTTGGCACAAAATGCTTGTATGAACCGGTTCAAGTGTATTCAGAGGCTAGAAGCCAGATTtgggcattataagatatttGATGAAAAAGTGGCCTTCAATAATTTTAGTAAATAAAGTTCTTTCTCTCTGAACATTGACTGCTAAAATGATGAAGACAATGGAGCTTGTGTGGCCTGGAATTGATTTGCCACCATAAGCTTGTCATGGGGAATAATAAATAACATGGTTGAAAAGCAATAATCTTGGTAAATGTAACATGATCGAAAAGCAATAATGGAGCTGTGGGCATCAGTGGATGGCGAATAGCAAGTAACGTTTGACCTCCCTTGGattgtttatatttgttttTCTGCTTGTGTCTGAGGGTTTTTTAGTTGTTATGGATGAATATCAGTTGGTTAAGCAGATTTTATCCATCATGCTTCTAAATTCATGAAGAAGCACTGCAAATTTTTACACAAGTTTTTAAAATATCAGTTTTAACTTGCTGATTGCCGTCAACTTGCAAATCCAAAATCCGTAAAAAGACTCGTTGGAGGAGAAATTTTGAGTCATGCTGCGCCATCTCCAAAGCGTGGTCACTGATCGGACATAAGataaattttcattctgctaaACGAACTAAATATGACATCATGAACTGACCTTGTTGAAACCATCATTGACTGTTTTAACGGTTATAGCGACAGTAATGTACTTCAAAGCAtactattttaaatttttggcaTTAAAATAATCAATGCTACGGTGATAATTATGATGATATTATAATGGAAAATAATGGGTAATAATAGAAAAATCACAatattatattttcaattaTTCACTTGACAACAAAATATTAGTTTTCCAGCTATGCAATCTCTATTAGAGGGAAAATTGATGCAAAATTCgtgaattttgaaaaaatatattttattttaagacGACAGTAGATGTTATAAATGACTGTTATGATGCTAAATAATAGATTATAATGTTTGCTATTAAGTGCCTGTAAATATATATGATAAAGTCATGGAGGGCCTGAAACCTATAGCCGTTGTATTAAGCCCTAGCTCGTATAGCGCCTATCCGGGTGAACCAAGAACCCAAGATATCTAAGATGAGTATATAGATATCATTCTTCCCCTACTGGCAGCTGACGCCATCCATTATATTACATcattgataaaaaaattaacaaCAGCTAAATGTACTATTAGGTTGCCTTCAGTGGGTAAAATAGGGAGGGTATAAGTGGTCTGGATGGTATAAATGGAGGGATATCCTGCCACAACACCCCAAGGAGGGAGAGGAAACAGGCTTGTAGAATGGGAGGGGATAGGTGAATAGTCAAGGATATTTCTACACCATTTTGTTGATATAGACTTACAACATAGAAAAGGGAAAGTTATCCCTCCAGTTACTTTTTTATCCTTAACCACTCTCTAGACACAACAAAAAGAATGAGAGGATAAATTCAACCTTGTAATAGAAATCCAAATCATCATCCTATGCAGCATTAAatatactttatttcttgtatttATCCCTCTAACCCAatgccaaaaaaattctgtCCTATTAAATAAGTCGCATCATTTCAACAATATCTGGATGAGTTCTTCTTATCCCCTTAAAATTTATTCTGCAGCCAAATACTGATGCTAAGTAGCCTCAGAGGTGGCAAAGTCAGGCTTAAAGCTTAGGCTTACGGTGCCTTGTGCTTTCCTGTAAGTGTACTGTCAAAGGCTGCAAAAGAATTAACCAGTCCAAGCATGGAACAATTTCCAAATTACCAAAAACAAGCATCTCAATTATTTGTACCAGGTCAAGTGTAAATACTGGACATTTATATTGGATAGAATGCAGTGAGGGATTTACACATGAACTAAACAGAATGGTACCAAAGTTGGACCCATTTCACAACCATCTGAATCATACTTGCAGCCATCTTAGCCTCTTGCTGTGCTGATGAGATCTTGGGAATATTTGTGGATGATGAGGAATGAAACTTGGGCATAAATCCCACTCTTCAAGCTAACCAACATAATCGAAACATGAACAAGAAAAGATACTAAATTAAAGGACCTCGAAAGTAAATGATCGTACCATGAACAATGCTAATGACATCAACAACCAAACTAGTTTCCAAACATAAAGCTATATATTACCCAAGTCCACGATTCAGAACTTGCATGCCAGACCTTAAGCATTCTCACTCAAAAAGCACCAGCTATCCAGCTATATCACGGTTACAAACATTACCATTCCATATTCTCATAAAGTACCAGCACTGACAGGGATGAGCCCTGCAGATGTTCTTTTTACAGACGGAGGACTTTCAGCATCACAACAGTACCGAGGCTGCTTCCAGGAACTGTTAGGCGATGAGAAAGATGTGAGCCAAGAATGAATTGCCTTTAGAAAACAACCAAATGATGGTAGGGACAACCCCTGAACCAGGACTGGCTTTGCAGGCAGAATCAAAGTGTAGCCAGCTCTTCCATTTGGTTGAAAGCTTTGGAGGGGATTTAATATGGAGCAGCATTTCTCTCCAGCTGTACGCATCTTCAGCTCAAAGAAGCAAATACTGCAATTGACAACCACCCCTCCCCAGTACCACTGTCATCAGACTTTAAGGAGGTCGCAGC
This portion of the Phoenix dactylifera cultivar Barhee BC4 chromosome 11, palm_55x_up_171113_PBpolish2nd_filt_p, whole genome shotgun sequence genome encodes:
- the LOC103722492 gene encoding putative proline-rich receptor-like protein kinase PERK6; the protein is MSSSPPSPSEPPAECQTIAPTTDSPSPPPPPPPSDQGGESSGDSERPNSSAGGGDGEKNGGEGEAGGGGEEQEDEEEEGECGFCLFMKGGGCKEEFIAWEKCVEEADQTGEDVVSKCFEVTSLLKKCMDAHADYYAPILDAEKAMTDAAATAATTTTPDSEK